The sequence below is a genomic window from Aureispira sp. CCB-E.
TCGACTCAAATCTGATCAGTCTATTATTCAAGATTTGCCAGATAAAGTGGAACAAAATTATGAAGCAAAATTACAAGGGATCCAAGCGGAAATTTATCAAAAAATTGTTCAAGATACGTTACGAGATTTAGCTAAGTTTAAAGACGATAAAAAGAAGCGTCAAGGATTGATTTTAAAATTAATGGGGGGCTTAAAACAGGTGTGCAACCACCCCTATCAATATATGAATACAGGGGGGAGTGGTCCTGAACAGTCGGGCAAAGGGCAAGTTTTAATGGACTTGTTGTCTAGAATCCAATACCAACAAGAAAAGACACTTATTTTTACACAGTATCGGAAAATGGGGAACTTGATGTTGAAATGGATAAAAGAGCGTTTTGGGAAAGAGCCAATGTATTTGCATGGGGGATGTTCTCGGACACAGCGAGATCAAATGGTGGAGGCATTTCAACAGGACAAACAACAAACTATTTTTGTCTTGTCCTTGAAGGCGGCAGGGACAGGCTTAAATTTGACCGCTGCAAATCATGTAATTCATTACGATTTGTGGTGGAATCCTGCGGTAGAAGCACAAGCAACCGATCGAGCTTATCGCATTGGTCAGAAAAAAAATGTACAGGTATATCGTTTTATTACCAAAGGAACATTGGAAGAAAAAATTGATGCTATGATTCAGAGTAAAAAAGCATTGGCAGATCGTTCGGTTTATTTTGGGGAACAATGGTTGGGGGATTTGCCAGATGATGCGTTGGCTGAATTGGTGCAGTTGGATGGAGGATTAGAGCATCTTATATCTTAATCCGCCCCATCAATTTGCTAAAATTAGTGGGATGAATATTTAAATAAGATGCCAAGTATTTTTGTGGAATCATATTTAATAAATGTGGGCTGCGCTGCACAAAAACTCTAAAACGCTCTTCAATATCCAAGGCTAGTAATTCATAATGCCGTTCCATCAAACCGATCAAAAGCCCTTCTGTTCCTTTGCGGAAAAATGTCTCGATACCTCGGTGTTTTTCGACCAATTCTTGCACTTTGTAATGAGGAATACGAAGCAGCACACTATCCGTAATACATTCCAAGCTAACTTTGGCTGGTCGTTGGGCTAAAAATGAATCAACTACTCCAGAAAAGGAAGGCGCATAAGTAAAGGCGGTGGTGTGTGCTTTCCCATCTTTTAGAAAATAAGCGTGTTGCACTCCTTTTACCACAAAATAGACATAGCGTTCTATTCCTCCTGCTTGTGTAATAATTTCCTTGCGTTTAAAGTGTACTTCTTTCCAAGCCGTCAAAAAAGCCAGCTCTTCTTCCTTATTTAAGGGATGTATTTGATTCCAAAATTTTTTTAGGACATTGGTATAATTACCCATAGATAAAAAAACGTTTACTTTCGCAACTCAATAAATAGTTCAGAACCCAAACGAGGGCGGATAGAATTTGTACAAGGTTCCATTTGGATGGAGGAGAAGTAAGGTGTAAAATAAGTGAGGTACTCTGCTTTTGTTCCTCCAAAGGGTGGTCCTTCCAAATCCAATTCTTTACCAAAAAGTAGTCCAACTAGAATGCCACTATCCTTGAGCAAACTGGCTGCTTTTTTGGCATAATTAGAACGTAAGGAAGGATCAATAGCACAAAAAAACGTTTGTTCTATTATAACATCAAACGCACCTAATTCTAAATCAAAAAAATTGGCGCAAATCAATTGTTCTTTGGGAAAGTTTGGATGTTCTGCTGCAAAGGAATCGAGTGGAGCCTGTGCCCAGTCACATAAATATATATTTTTAAAACCTTGCTGAAACAAATAAGCTGCTTCGTGAGCATTGCCACACCCAGGAATCAACAGCTTGAGTTGCTTATGGTCTACGTTGTCAAAATATTCTTTAATCGGTGTGGTGATTTGACCAGCGTCCCAGCCTGTACGGTCTTCTTGGTAGCGATTTTGCCAATAGTCTTTACTAAGCATCGTATAATAATTTGGTAGTTAGTTAGGTTACTTCCTTTGTTACTTGCTGTATTACGTAAGCTCACACAGCTTGGTACACTGTGATTGTGTTGTATTTTATGGATGGTAATTAGTTGGAGATAGTTTTATCAAAAAAATGAATACCTAGTATTAAAATAAAAGAAATGTTGAATGTTCTGGCGAATATGAAAAAAAACGCTCAAAAAAAAGCATAACCAACAGAATGATTATGCTTTGCACTATAAAAAACGCTAATTCTTTATTTAGTTATTATAATGCTATTAACGTACAAAGGTTTATCTTTTTTGTCTTTTATTCGTCATAATTTTATTTTCTATCTTTTATCTTTTGAATGAATTGTTGAACAAGTTGCTTTAAAAAGGAACTTTAACGTTTTAATTTGCGTATATTGGATGAATTGCAAAGCATCAATAACAAATGTTGCGATCAATATTAGCAATAGTTAGCTGCGTTGCTACTATATTAGAATAACAACCATTAATTCAACCAACCTTAAAACAACAACCATGAAAAAGTTAATTCTTTTCTTTTGGGCAGCTCTATGCCTAAACACAGGTATTGCACAAACCAATGATACCACGACTTCGGATGAAGTAACAGAAGCAGAAATTTTAGCCTATCTTGAAATGATGGATAGCATTGCACAAACATTTACTTACCAATATGGTACAATTGCCTTATCTAAAAATGGAGTAGACTTAGCCGTCTTAAACGTACCTGATGGATACAAGTATTTGGATCCTGAGCAGACAGAATATGTTTTGACAGAATTGTGGGGGAACCCATCTACAGGAGAACCCAATATGGGAATGCTGTTTCCTGACTCAATGTCTCCCGTGAGTTTAAATTTGACTTACGGTGTTGAAATCGACTATTCGGACGAAGGGTATATTGAGGATTCTGAAGCCAAAAACTTAGATTATGACGATTTGTTGGTGGAAATGCAAAAAGATACAAGAATCGCAAGCCAAAGTCGCGTTAATCGTGGCTATGAAGCAATTGAGTTAGTTGGCTGGGCTGCTGAGCCATTTTATGATGCACAAAATAAAAAATTGCACTGGGCAAAAGAACTGAAATTTGGAAGGGAAGAAGGCGGTATCAACACGTTGAATTATAACATTCGAATTTTGGGTAGAGGTGGCTTTTTAAATTTAAATGTAATTGGTGATATGGATGTGTTGCCAATTGTTCAGAACGATGTAGATCAAATTTTAGCAAGTGTTAATTTTATAAAAGGACAAACTTATGCAGATTTTAATCCGAGCATAGATAAGGTGGCGGCTTATGGAGTAGGTGGTTTAATTGCTGGAAAAGTACTGGCAAAAGCTGGCTTCTTTGCATTGTTGGTTAAGTTTTGGAAATTTATTGCTTTGGGGATTGTCGGAATGTTTGTTGGTATTAAACGAATATTTTTTGGAGATAAAGCAGCCTAAATAAACTTATAAAAAATTAGATAGTAGTTTATAATAATTACTTAAAAATGGTTCTTCTTAATATCTTTGAGAAGAACCATTTTTTATAATTGCTTATTTATCAATCGTTGTATGCGCCAAGTTAGATTTTAAGGTGTTGGTACATCCTAGTTGACATCTATAAAGAATAGAAGGTAAGTAAGTAGGATTAGTTATATTAGATAATGAATAATCACATGAGAGTCTTATTTCTATACTTATTTTTTGGGAGCTTTTCAATTCAAGCACAACTTATTCAGGACGAATCTTATTTGGATGAAAGTTTCTGGATATTTAAAAACAAGTTAGAAGCTTCTATTTTGACCGAAGATAAAGAAGCTTTCAAAAAATGCTTAGCGGATAATATTATATTAGGGGATATGCTTGTGATAATGATGCCTCAAGTTGCTCCAAAGAAGAAGTAATGAAATCTTATTTCGAGAACGATGCCAATGCAGCTGAATCATGGAATGCACTGCGATGGATACTTCGGTTTGGTTTTAAACGAATGACCAAAAGCAGGCATATAGATAGCAGAATTATTAAAAATGGAATCCCAAGGTTTCAAGCACCCTCCTTTAAAACAAAGATTGATGAAGAAAACGAACTGATTGTTTTGGGAGAGCGAGTGAATATCCGAGAGGAACCTAGCCTTAATGCAAAGGTCATCCGTCAAGCTTCTTACGAGGTATTTGCTTGTGATTGTAATAGTAATACCCATAAAAAAACAACCTACCAAGAGGTTGATGGGATTGGATGGATGGAAATAAAACTTAAAAATGGCAAGGTTGGTTATATTGCCGCAAAATATGGTTCTAATATAGAGAGTCGAGAGTTGACAGTTGCAAAAATAAAAGGAGAATGGAAAATTATTTCCTTTTTTATGCCATTAGGTTGTTAATAGCCTTCTCGAACTGTATCTTTGCAGAAAGTAACTCAACAAAACAATAAGATGACTTTTAATGATTTAAATCTAAATACGCCACTTCGCAATGCATTGGAGGACCTAAAATTGGTAGAACCAACGCCTATTCAAGTGGAAGCTTTACCAGTTGTTATGTCTGGAAGGGATGTTGTTGGAATTGCCCAAACAGGAACAGGAAAAACATTTGCTTATTTATTGCCAATTCTTAGGCAGCTAAAATTTTCAAAGCAAAAACATCCAAGGGTATTGATTGTTGTGCCAACTAGAGAGTTGGTGGTGCAGGTAGTTGGTGAAATTGAAAAGTTAACCCAATACATGTCTGTGCGTACGAAAGGTGCCTATGGAGGAGTGAATATGAACACGCAGAAGGATGAATTGGCAACAGGAATGGATATTTTAGTGGCAACTCCTGGTCGTTTGGTCGATTTGGCGCTGAGTCGAGCCGTTAAACTTAAAACAATCAAACAATTGGTGATTGATGAGGTCGATGAGATGTTAAATTTGGGGTTTAGAAAGCAATTGAACGATATCTTGGATTTGTTGCCAGAGCGTCGTCAAAATATTTTGTTTTCAGCGACTTTGACTCAAGAGGTGGAGAAGTTGATTCAATCAGCTTTTGAAAATCCACAGAAGATCGAAATTGCGGCTTCGGGAACTTCGGCTGATGGTATTGTCCAAAAGATGTATTGGGTTCCGAATTTTAATACTAAAACGAACTTATTAAAGCATTTGTTGGCAACAGAAAAATCTTGGGTTAAGGTACTTCTTTTTGCCCCGACAAAGAAAGTAGCGGATGCTTTGTTTGATATCTTGGATGTTGATTTTCCAGAGCAAATAGGCGTCATTCATTCCAATAAGTCTCAAAATTACCGTCTTCGAACAGTAGAAAAATTTGATAATGGCACCCACCGAATTCTAATTGCAACTGATTTGATTGCTCGTGGACTCGATTTCCAAGAAATTAGTCATGTGATTAACTTTGACACACCAGACGAAGCCGAAAATTACATCCATCGAGTAGGACGGACAGCTAGAGGAAACGCAGAAGGAATGGCGATTACCTTTGTAAATAAAATTGAATTAACTCAAGAACCTGATTATTTAAAAGCGATTGAGAGTTTAATGGGACAAGAGATCGAATGCCTACCTTTTCCTGATGAGGTA
It includes:
- a CDS encoding Crp/Fnr family transcriptional regulator, coding for MGNYTNVLKKFWNQIHPLNKEEELAFLTAWKEVHFKRKEIITQAGGIERYVYFVVKGVQHAYFLKDGKAHTTAFTYAPSFSGVVDSFLAQRPAKVSLECITDSVLLRIPHYKVQELVEKHRGIETFFRKGTEGLLIGLMERHYELLALDIEERFRVFVQRSPHLLNMIPQKYLASYLNIHPTNFSKLMGRIKI
- a CDS encoding DEAD/DEAH box helicase, which gives rise to MTFNDLNLNTPLRNALEDLKLVEPTPIQVEALPVVMSGRDVVGIAQTGTGKTFAYLLPILRQLKFSKQKHPRVLIVVPTRELVVQVVGEIEKLTQYMSVRTKGAYGGVNMNTQKDELATGMDILVATPGRLVDLALSRAVKLKTIKQLVIDEVDEMLNLGFRKQLNDILDLLPERRQNILFSATLTQEVEKLIQSAFENPQKIEIAASGTSADGIVQKMYWVPNFNTKTNLLKHLLATEKSWVKVLLFAPTKKVADALFDILDVDFPEQIGVIHSNKSQNYRLRTVEKFDNGTHRILIATDLIARGLDFQEISHVINFDTPDEAENYIHRVGRTARGNAEGMAITFVNKIELTQEPDYLKAIESLMGQEIECLPFPDEVDVSEELIDDEILTYKQKNAAPETNILEQSQGAFHEKKLKNTKVNRAQEKRFARKQEKYNSKRRGGKK
- a CDS encoding methyltransferase domain-containing protein, producing MLSKDYWQNRYQEDRTGWDAGQITTPIKEYFDNVDHKQLKLLIPGCGNAHEAAYLFQQGFKNIYLCDWAQAPLDSFAAEHPNFPKEQLICANFFDLELGAFDVIIEQTFFCAIDPSLRSNYAKKAASLLKDSGILVGLLFGKELDLEGPPFGGTKAEYLTYFTPYFSSIQMEPCTNSIRPRLGSELFIELRK
- a CDS encoding SH3 domain-containing protein, which gives rise to MKSYFENDANAAESWNALRWILRFGFKRMTKSRHIDSRIIKNGIPRFQAPSFKTKIDEENELIVLGERVNIREEPSLNAKVIRQASYEVFACDCNSNTHKKTTYQEVDGIGWMEIKLKNGKVGYIAAKYGSNIESRELTVAKIKGEWKIISFFMPLGC
- a CDS encoding DUF2167 domain-containing protein; the encoded protein is MKKLILFFWAALCLNTGIAQTNDTTTSDEVTEAEILAYLEMMDSIAQTFTYQYGTIALSKNGVDLAVLNVPDGYKYLDPEQTEYVLTELWGNPSTGEPNMGMLFPDSMSPVSLNLTYGVEIDYSDEGYIEDSEAKNLDYDDLLVEMQKDTRIASQSRVNRGYEAIELVGWAAEPFYDAQNKKLHWAKELKFGREEGGINTLNYNIRILGRGGFLNLNVIGDMDVLPIVQNDVDQILASVNFIKGQTYADFNPSIDKVAAYGVGGLIAGKVLAKAGFFALLVKFWKFIALGIVGMFVGIKRIFFGDKAA